One window of Thermocoleostomius sinensis A174 genomic DNA carries:
- a CDS encoding septal ring lytic transglycosylase RlpA family protein codes for MNQKLWSGFTAATLLVTTLGIAPLSYADQPGSNDEVSEAQVPSQEPPSDQVASTSPSSTSNPDAAQVAEAVKVGEYQSEDQSEAEETITELVSHQMDGRQAVTLYVRDIPVLTFLGSNATSAAVPSSEAAEGNISDSEIKVASVQNRSLQNSATDVPVARSNPSSTDQAGTLNAEADSNSPVWRATAIAARLNQYYRDNVDAETITAVWEPQQQRYLVKIGDEELVGIDSETILPNTTQDLAQDTLQITNLLRRQLGNAPPIQSISGDPRTQETRVSIGPFEIAFSGMASWYGPGFDGNYSASGEVFNQNALTAAHRTLPFGTQVRVTNMDNGLSVVVRINDRGPFHGDRVIDVSTAAAEAIGLVHSGVAPVSLEVLGTAQPTAY; via the coding sequence ATGAATCAAAAACTTTGGAGCGGTTTTACTGCCGCAACTTTGTTGGTCACGACCTTGGGAATTGCCCCGCTGAGCTATGCGGATCAGCCTGGGTCAAACGACGAGGTTTCGGAGGCGCAAGTTCCCTCACAGGAGCCGCCTTCTGACCAGGTTGCATCCACCTCGCCCTCATCTACCTCTAACCCAGACGCCGCCCAAGTGGCTGAAGCTGTCAAGGTGGGTGAATACCAATCGGAGGATCAATCTGAAGCTGAGGAAACCATCACTGAGTTAGTTTCCCATCAGATGGATGGACGGCAAGCGGTAACGCTATATGTCCGTGACATTCCGGTCCTCACGTTCCTTGGTTCTAATGCAACATCAGCCGCTGTTCCCTCGTCAGAGGCGGCAGAGGGCAATATCAGTGACTCAGAAATCAAGGTTGCCAGCGTGCAAAACCGCTCACTCCAAAATTCTGCAACTGACGTACCCGTCGCTCGCTCGAATCCAAGCTCGACGGATCAGGCAGGGACACTAAACGCTGAAGCTGATTCAAATTCTCCGGTTTGGCGAGCAACGGCGATCGCCGCGCGTTTGAATCAGTACTATCGAGATAACGTAGACGCTGAAACCATTACGGCTGTCTGGGAGCCACAACAGCAGCGCTATTTGGTCAAGATTGGGGATGAAGAGTTAGTTGGCATTGACTCAGAAACTATCCTCCCCAACACAACGCAAGACCTTGCACAAGACACCCTTCAGATTACCAATCTGTTGCGTCGGCAGTTAGGCAATGCACCACCGATTCAGAGCATCTCTGGCGATCCGCGAACCCAGGAAACTCGTGTTTCTATTGGCCCGTTTGAAATTGCTTTTAGCGGCATGGCTTCCTGGTATGGGCCGGGGTTTGATGGTAATTACAGTGCCAGTGGTGAAGTCTTTAATCAAAATGCCCTGACGGCTGCCCACCGCACCTTGCCATTTGGTACGCAGGTTCGAGTTACAAATATGGACAATGGACTGTCGGTGGTGGTGCGTATCAATGATCGGGGGCCGTTCCACGGCGATCGGGTCATTGATGTGTCTACCGCAGCTGCCGAGGCGATCGGGCTAGTGCACTCTGGGGTTGCCCCCGTCAGTTTAGAAGTACTGGGTACAGCCCAACCGACTGCTTACTAA
- a CDS encoding DUF3747 domain-containing protein, whose product MRLGTRTKTIFAACSAALTTLFVTHSAWAVGGFGQSEVEQTRFIAVAAPVGNSNERQLLILEQISDDRPCWTESGSNPTVVDPLMLSFDFTGICGRSTDANGYSLRINGQDLALHYQFRIEQRSNDLVLVASLNDPANRDAPDIEVGRTNGLTNGFARINLNPGWRFTKRTLNDRVLGHVYVTYEGIVPESIVLPPALVYTVGDIAFDVYGPEIQQAIDAGFISGFEDNTFRPQDTLTREQLVSMVLESLSRIPNLNIVLPTTASSSPYVDVEASRWSAAKIQFARDTNIVSGYQDGTFRPTQPVTRAEMIAVLRRAAEYSKAQQGASIDLQPSQQPIPFSDTSGHWAESLITQMSAYCGIATPVNDRGTAFAPDAPTLRNYAAAATLRMFNCSVSPPAVGSN is encoded by the coding sequence GTGGTTTTGGGCAATCTGAGGTTGAACAAACGCGATTTATTGCCGTAGCGGCTCCGGTAGGAAACAGCAATGAACGCCAGTTATTAATTTTGGAGCAAATTTCCGACGATCGTCCCTGCTGGACTGAATCTGGCAGCAATCCAACGGTGGTTGATCCACTCATGCTGAGCTTTGATTTTACAGGCATCTGTGGACGCAGCACCGATGCGAATGGTTACTCGCTTCGCATTAATGGACAAGATCTGGCTCTCCACTACCAATTTCGCATTGAGCAACGCAGTAACGATCTCGTACTCGTTGCTTCGTTGAATGATCCGGCGAATCGGGATGCTCCAGATATCGAAGTTGGACGAACCAATGGCCTCACAAACGGGTTTGCGCGTATCAATTTAAACCCCGGTTGGCGATTTACCAAGCGCACGCTGAACGATCGTGTGTTGGGGCATGTCTACGTCACCTACGAGGGCATTGTGCCAGAGTCGATTGTGCTACCTCCAGCTTTGGTTTACACCGTTGGTGACATTGCGTTTGATGTATACGGCCCCGAAATTCAGCAAGCGATCGATGCTGGGTTTATTTCTGGTTTTGAAGACAATACATTTCGTCCCCAAGATACCCTAACTCGCGAACAGTTGGTGTCAATGGTGCTGGAGTCGTTGAGCCGTATTCCCAACTTGAACATTGTGTTACCTACCACCGCATCGAGTAGTCCCTATGTCGATGTAGAAGCATCTCGTTGGAGCGCTGCCAAAATTCAGTTTGCCCGCGATACTAACATTGTCAGTGGCTATCAAGATGGGACGTTTCGCCCCACTCAACCCGTCACCCGAGCCGAAATGATTGCTGTCCTACGACGAGCCGCCGAGTACAGCAAAGCTCAGCAAGGAGCATCGATTGATCTACAACCCTCCCAGCAACCCATCCCCTTCTCGGACACCAGCGGTCACTGGGCAGAGTCGTTAATTACGCAAATGTCTGCCTACTGTGGCATCGCCACGCCGGTAAATGATCGAGGCACCGCCTTTGCACCTGATGCACCTACCTTACGAAATTATGCTGCTGCTGCCACTCTGCGAATGTTCAATTGTTCTGTTTCGCCGCCAGCCGTTGGTTCAAATTAA